From Streptomyces sp. NBC_00370, a single genomic window includes:
- the hppD gene encoding 4-hydroxyphenylpyruvate dioxygenase, whose product MPPSAIAYAELYVAEDREATGFLIDDLGFVPVAVAGPATGTYDRRSTVLRSGGVTLVVTQALREGTPVADYVDRHGDSIADLAFTCSDVRSAFDRAVLGGAGALQQPARSLTTGRDDWFAVVSGFGDIRHTLVTDDANAQLPPDREWALLPAAADTAGHRPALDHVAVCLESGTLRKTAAFYEAAFDTPYYSSEYIEVGDQAMDSIVVRNADGGITFTLIEPDDSRQPGQINTFLEAHGGPGVQHLAFLVDDIVGSVRTLGERGVAFLHTPGTYYDLLTQRVSGMADRIADLRETNVLVDRDEWGYLLQIFTRSPYPRGTLFYEYIQRNGARGFGSSNIKALYEAVEREREAAGR is encoded by the coding sequence ATGCCGCCCAGTGCCATCGCGTACGCCGAGCTGTACGTCGCGGAAGACCGGGAGGCCACCGGCTTCCTCATCGACGACCTGGGCTTCGTGCCGGTGGCCGTCGCCGGACCCGCGACCGGTACGTACGACCGCCGCTCCACGGTGCTGCGCAGCGGCGGTGTGACCCTCGTCGTCACCCAGGCGCTGCGCGAAGGTACTCCGGTCGCGGACTATGTCGACCGGCACGGCGACTCGATCGCCGACCTCGCCTTCACCTGCTCCGACGTCCGGTCCGCCTTCGACCGCGCCGTCCTGGGCGGCGCCGGCGCACTGCAGCAGCCGGCCCGCTCACTCACCACCGGCCGCGACGACTGGTTCGCCGTGGTGTCGGGCTTCGGCGACATCCGCCACACCCTCGTCACGGACGACGCGAACGCCCAACTGCCGCCCGACCGCGAGTGGGCGCTGCTGCCGGCCGCAGCCGACACGGCAGGGCACCGGCCGGCCCTCGACCACGTCGCCGTCTGCCTCGAATCGGGAACGCTGCGCAAGACCGCCGCGTTCTACGAGGCGGCCTTCGACACCCCGTACTACTCCTCCGAGTACATCGAGGTGGGCGACCAGGCGATGGACTCCATCGTCGTGCGCAACGCCGACGGCGGCATCACCTTCACGCTCATCGAGCCCGACGACTCCCGGCAGCCCGGCCAGATCAACACCTTCCTGGAGGCGCACGGCGGACCCGGTGTCCAGCACCTCGCCTTCCTGGTCGACGACATCGTCGGCTCGGTCCGTACCCTCGGCGAGCGCGGTGTTGCCTTCCTGCACACTCCCGGCACGTACTACGACCTGCTCACCCAGCGGGTGAGCGGCATGGCCGACCGCATCGCCGACCTGCGCGAGACCAACGTCCTGGTCGACCGTGACGAATGGGGCTATCTGCTGCAGATATTCACCCGCTCGCCCTACCCGCGCGGCACCCTCTTCTACGAGTACATCCAGCGCAACGGGGCCCGGGGCTTCGGCAGTTCGAACATCAAGGCGCTCTACGAGGCCGTCGAGCGGGAGCGCGAAGCGGCCGGCCGGTGA
- a CDS encoding alpha-hydroxy acid oxidase — MTTSAAGPAGRRHTPGKPLPEPLTLADFADRARDELPPESWDFIAGGAGRERTLAANEAAFDTVRLRPRALPGIEKADTSVEVLGSRWSAPLGIAPVAYHQLAHPEGESGTALAAGRLGLPVVLSTFASRSVEEVAAVATAPLWLQLYCFRDSGVTLDLARRARDSGCQALVLTVDTPFTGRRLRDLRNGFRVPPHITPANLSGDAALGAAAPGAHSRLAFDPLLDWSAVGRLRDASGLPVFAKGVLTAQDADAAVAAGVAGIIVSNHGGRQLDGVPATLEALPEVVGAVRGRCPVLLDGGVRSGADILVALALGARAVFVGRPALHALAVGGGEGVYRMLTLLIEEFADTMVLTGHPSPDTIDPDTVLRPGRPYPYRSTR; from the coding sequence GTGACGACGTCCGCCGCCGGACCGGCGGGTCGACGGCACACCCCTGGCAAGCCGCTGCCCGAGCCGCTCACCCTGGCCGACTTCGCGGACCGGGCACGCGACGAACTCCCGCCGGAGAGCTGGGACTTCATTGCGGGCGGCGCGGGCAGGGAGCGTACCCTCGCCGCCAACGAGGCCGCCTTCGACACGGTACGGCTGCGCCCCAGGGCGCTGCCCGGCATCGAGAAGGCGGACACGTCGGTCGAGGTGCTCGGCTCCCGCTGGTCGGCGCCGCTCGGCATCGCCCCCGTCGCCTACCACCAACTCGCCCATCCTGAAGGGGAGTCCGGGACGGCACTGGCAGCGGGCCGACTCGGTCTGCCCGTCGTCCTCAGCACCTTCGCCAGCAGGAGCGTCGAAGAGGTGGCCGCCGTCGCCACCGCGCCGCTCTGGCTCCAGCTCTACTGCTTCCGTGACAGCGGGGTCACCCTCGACCTGGCCAGGCGCGCCCGCGACAGCGGCTGCCAGGCGCTGGTGCTCACCGTCGACACCCCGTTCACCGGCCGCCGGCTGCGTGACCTGCGCAACGGCTTCCGGGTGCCCCCGCACATCACGCCCGCCAACCTCAGCGGGGACGCCGCCCTCGGCGCCGCCGCACCGGGTGCCCACAGCCGGCTGGCCTTCGACCCGCTGCTCGACTGGTCCGCCGTGGGCCGGCTGCGGGACGCGAGCGGACTGCCCGTGTTCGCCAAAGGAGTGCTCACCGCGCAGGACGCCGACGCCGCCGTGGCCGCCGGTGTCGCGGGGATCATCGTCTCCAACCACGGGGGCCGCCAACTCGATGGCGTACCAGCCACCTTGGAGGCGCTACCCGAGGTGGTGGGCGCCGTGCGAGGCCGCTGCCCCGTACTGCTCGACGGCGGCGTCAGGTCAGGGGCGGACATCCTGGTCGCCCTGGCCCTCGGAGCGCGGGCCGTGTTCGTCGGCCGGCCGGCCCTCCACGCGCTCGCCGTCGGTGGTGGCGAGGGTGTGTACCGCATGCTGACCCTGCTGATCGAGGAGTTCGCCGACACCATGGTGCTCACCGGCCACCCCTCGCCCGACACCATCGACCCGGACACCGTCCTGCGACCGGGACGCCCGTACCCGTACAGGAGCACACGATGA